In one window of Drosophila innubila isolate TH190305 chromosome 2L unlocalized genomic scaffold, UK_Dinn_1.0 4_B_2L, whole genome shotgun sequence DNA:
- the LOC117782111 gene encoding bis(5'-nucleosyl)-tetraphosphatase [asymmetrical] — protein sequence MGRRAAGFLLFRRLCGQIEYLLLKASYGDFHWSAPKGHVDPGEDDFTTALRETKEEAGYDEKDLIIYRDKQVTLNYEVKGKPKIVIYWLAELRNPNQPVILSEEHSELKWLAKDAAKDLAGFKDYQEMIDKFHAMILDMDK from the exons ATGGGCAGGAGAGCAGCtggttttcttctttttcgtCGCCTGTGTGgacaaattgaatatttgttgttaaaaGCTTCGTATGGCGACTTCCACTGGAGCGCACCTAAAGGTCATGTGGATCCCGGCGAAGATGATTTTACCACTGCCCTGCGCGAAACAAAGGAGGAAGCCGG TTATGACGAAAAGGATTTGATTATCTACCGGGACAAGCAAGTCACACTGAATTACGAAGTCAAAGGAAAACCCAAGATAGTTATTTATTGGCTAGCGGAGCTTCGAAACCCAAACCAGCCCGTCATTCTATCCGAGGAGCATTCAGAGCTTAAATGGTTGGCCAAAGACGCGGCAAAGGATTTGGCGGGTTTCAAGGACTACCAGGAGATGATCGATAAGTTCCATGCTATGATACTAGATATGGACAAATAA